CTGAGGCAGTCAAGTAGCGGCCATGGCGTGGGTCGGCAGCACACATCATGTTCTTTGCATCCCACATCTGCTGAGTGAGTTCAGGTACTGTAAGAGCCCGGTACTGCTGGGAGCCTCTTGAGGTTAAAGGTGCAAATCCAACCATGAAGAAATGAAGCCGTGGAAATGGGATCAGATTGACAGCGAGTTTCCTGAGATCAGAGTTTAGTTGTCCAGGGAACCGGAGACAACATGTGACACCACTCATGGTAGCGGAGATGAGGTGGTTGAGGTCACCAACTGATATAAACAAGACATAATTAATTGCATCACAAACACTACATGCATATCCCAACTAATTATCTGCAAAAATgaggattaaaataaatggactTACAGGTAGGCGTTGCAAGCTTAAGAGTACGGAAGCAAATATCATAGAGAGCCTCATTATCCAAAACCATACACTCATCGGCATTTTCAACGAGTTGATGAACTGACAAGGTGGCATTGTATGGCTCAACTACAGTGTCAGACACCTTTGGAGAAGGAAAGACGGAAAATGTCAACATCATTCGATCAGGATACTCCTCCCTGATCTTGGAGATGAGAAGGGTGCCCATACCAGATCCAGTCCCTCCACCCAAAGAATGACAGACTTGAAATCCTGaattaaaaccaaaatatattatcataatctGGTAGGAGAAAATTATTACAGGACATCATTGAATAAACTTTTTCTACATTATGATATACTTTATTAACTTTCCTGGGCTGAAAGATTGCGTTGTTCGTAATCATTTCCATATAGAAGGACTGAATCACAAGATTGAAAAGCTAGAAGACATTAACAATGTAGAGCAAATATCAGAGAAGTTGACATGGAATGAttgcaattaataaataaaatgggccaaaatcaaattaaagaagttcaatataaaccaacaaaaataGTAACAAATTTCCattaataaccaaaaaaaggCAAAAGCTTGTAGCAAGATTGGGCTTATTATGACCTATGAGatcaaagacaaaaagaaaaatgtaattgcATTTATTCATGATCTCAAAAacctatatataaaaatttagacaaacaaattaagaataaGAAAGCAATTGCACAACTAACTTAAAATTAGCTAAGGGCAAATCAGATCCAGACAAAGGTAACCAAGTAATCTCCGGCGACAGATACGAATTGGAATCCCActgttataattaatcataattcaaaatccGCAAGATCTCCACACAAACTGCATCCCGCGTAAAGCATTATCTGCACAGAtccagaagaagaaaaaacagatCTCACAAACAAATCCAAGCATAAGACGGAAATAACCTTGCAAGCAGTCACAATTCTCGGCCTCCTTGCGAACAACATCAAGCACAGAATCAATCAACTCAGCTCCCTCTGTGTAGTGCCCCTTAGCCCAATTATTCCCAGCACCAGATTGCCCAAACACAAAATTATCGGGCCGGAAGATCTGTCCAAAGGGGCCGGATCTGACAGAATCCATAGTACCGGGCTCGAGGTCCATGAGGACGGCGCGTGGGACATACCTGCCGCCGCTGGCCTCATTGTAATAAACGTTGACACGCTCGAGCTGGAGATCAGAGTCGCCGCTGTACTTTCCAGTGTGGTCGATACCGTGCTCGTCGCAGATGACTTCCCAGAACTTAGCACCAATCTGGTTGCCGCACTGCCCACCTTGGATGTGCAGGATTTCCCTCATTTTCTTCTCCTGACGGGGGGAAAAAGTTTGTCTTCTCTGTTATGGAAAGTGACGGTGATTAGGTAGGTAGAGAGATGGTGGTTGTGTCTGAACGGGGAATTTGAATCAGAGTTGTTACCGTTTGTTTACTGTCGGGCGAAGAGTGGAGGAGAGAAAATTGGGTGGATTGGAAGAATAGAGAGATGGAACTGTTGGGTGTTTGGATTTGAGGCTGGGATTTNNNNNNNNNNTTCCgaacttttctttctttctttgtattttttaaatatattattattattattatgtccTTGTG
This genomic window from Sesamum indicum cultivar Zhongzhi No. 13 linkage group LG12, S_indicum_v1.0, whole genome shotgun sequence contains:
- the LOC105175801 gene encoding tubulin beta chain produces the protein MREILHIQGGQCGNQIGAKFWEVICDEHGIDHTGKYSGDSDLQLERVNVYYNEASGGRYVPRAVLMDLEPGTMDSVRSGPFGQIFRPDNFVFGQSGAGNNWAKGHYTEGAELIDSVLDVVRKEAENCDCLQGFQVCHSLGGGTGSGMGTLLISKIREEYPDRMMLTFSVFPSPKVSDTVVEPYNATLSVHQLVENADECMVLDNEALYDICFRTLKLATPTFGDLNHLISATMSGVTCCLRFPGQLNSDLRKLAVNLIPFPRLHFFMVGFAPLTSRGSQQYRALTVPELTQQMWDAKNMMCAADPRHGRYLTASAMFRGKMSTKEVDEQMINVQNKNSSYFVEWIPNNVKSSVCDIPPKGLKMASTFIGNSTSIQEMFRRVSEQFTAMFRRKAFLHWYTGEGMDEMEFTEAESNMNDLVAEYQQYQDATADEEEYEEEEEEVAA